Proteins from a genomic interval of Oncorhynchus nerka isolate Pitt River linkage group LG13, Oner_Uvic_2.0, whole genome shotgun sequence:
- the LOC135574812 gene encoding uncharacterized protein LOC135574812, with amino-acid sequence MSSFTLQISFLSPILPAPSPSSLPHHPLPCPITLFPAPSPSSLPHHPLPCPITLFPAPSPSSLHHHLLPCPITLFPAPSPSSLPHHLLPCPITLFPAPSPSSLHHHPLPCTVTLFPAPSPSSLPRHPLPCPVTLFPAPSPLFPAPSPSSLHRHPLPCPITLFPAQSPSSLPQSPSSLPHHPFPAPTPPCPVTLFPAPSPSSLHRHPLPCTVTLFPAPSPSSLHRHPLPCPVTLFPAPSPSSLPRHPLPCPVTLFPAPSPSSLPHHPLPCPIAPSPSSLPRHPLPCTVTLFPAPSPSSLPRHPLPCTVTLFPAPSPSSLPRHPLPCPVTLFPAPSPSSLPRLPCPLPCTVTLFPAPSPSSLHRHPLPCPVTLFPAPSPSSLPRHPLPCPVTLFPAPSPSSLPNHPLPCPITLFPAPSPSFLPPPLPAPSPSSLHRHPLPCTVTLFPAPSPSSLHRHPLPCTVTLFPAPSPSSLPRHPLPCTVTLFPAPSPSSLPRHPLPCTVTLFPAPSPSSLPRHPLPCTVTLFPAPSPSSLPHHPLPCTITLFPAPTSPFPLTLLPAPTSPCTISLFPAPTSPFPPPSSLPPLLPAPSLFPAPTSSFPITLSISRCESHHSLNYPCSSGKPVQPAVSSVAAVVLKPGWDLEEDKEDGLELQQCERLCKSEMKIMISY; translated from the exons atgtcttcTTTCACCTTACAAATCTCCTTTCTGTCTCCCATCTTACCTGCCCCATCACCCTCTTCCCTGCCCCATCACCCTCTTCCCTGCCCCATCACCCTCTTCCCTGCACCATCACCCTCTTCCCTGCCCCATCACCCTCTTCCCTGCCCCATCACCCTCTTCCCTGCACCGTCACCCTCTTCCCTGCACCATCACCTTCTTCCCTGCCCCATCACCCTCTTCCCTGCCCCATCACCTTCTTCCCTGCCCCATCACCTTCTTCCCTGCCCCATCACCCTCTTCCCTGCCCCATCACCCTCTTCCCTGCACCATCACCCTCTTCCCTGCACCGTCACCCTCTTCCCTGCCCCGTCACCCTCTTCCCTGCCCCGTCACCCTCTTCCCTGCCCCGTCACCCTCTTCCCTGCCCCGTCACCCCTCTTCCCTGCCCCGTCACCCTCTTCCCTGCACCGTCACCCTCTTCCCTGCCCCATCACCCTCTTCCCTGCCCAATCACCCTCTTCCCTGCCCCAATCACCCTCTTCCCTGCCCCATCACCCCTTTcctgcccccacccctccctgCCCCGTCACCCTCTTCCCTGCACCGTCACCCTCTTCCCTGCACCGTCACCCTCTGCCCTGCACCGTCACCCTCTTCCCTGCCCCGTCACCCTCTTCCCTGCACCGTCACCCTCTTCCCTGCCCCGTCACCCTCTTCCCTGCCCCGTCACCCTCTTCTCTGCCCCGTCACCCTCTTCCCTGCCCCGTCACCCTCTTCCCTGCACCATCACCCTCTTCCCTGCCCCATCACCCTCTTCCCTGCCCCATTGCCCCGTCACCCTCTTCCCTGCCCCGTCACCCTCTTCCCTGCACCGTCACCCTCTTCCCTGCCCCGTCACCCTCTTCCCTGCCCCGTCACCCTCTTCCCTGCACCGTCACCCTCTTCCCTGCACCGTCACCCTCTTCCCTGCCCCGTCACCCTCTTCCCTGCCCCGTCACCCTCTTCCCTGCCCCGTCACCCTCTTCCCTGCCCCGTCTTCCCTGCCCTCTTCCCTGCACCGTCACCCTCTTCCCTGCACCGTCACCCTCTTCCCTGCACCGTCACCCTCTTCCCTGCCCCGTCACCCTCTTCCCTGCCCCGTCACCCTCTTCCCTGCCCCGTCACCCTCTTCCCTGCCCCGTCACCCTCTTCCCTGCACCGTCACCCTCTTCCCTGCCCAATCACCCTCTTCCCTGCCCAATCACCCTTTTCCCtgccccatcaccctctttcctgcccccacccctccctgCCCCGTCACCCTCTTCCCTGCACCGTCACCCTCTTCCCTGCACCGTCACCCTCTTCCCTGCCCCGTCACCCTCTTCCCTGCACCGTCACCCTCTTCCCTGCACCGTCACCCTCTTCCCTGCACCGTCACCCTCTTCCCTGCCCCGTCACCCTCTTCCCTGCACCGTCACCCTCTTCCCTGCCCCGTCACCCTCTTCCCTGCCCCGTCACCCTCTTCCCTGCACCGTCACCCTCTTCCCTGCACCGTCACCCTCTTCCCTGCCCCGTCACCCTCTTCCCTGCACCGTCACCCTCTTCCCTGCACCATCACCCTCTTCCCTGCCCCATCACCCTCTTCCCTGCACCATCACCCTCTTCCCTgcccccacctctcccttccccctcaccctcctccctGCCCCCACCTCTCCCTGCACCATCAGCCTCTTCCCTgcccccacctctcccttccccccaccctcctccctgcCCCCACTTCTCCCTGCCCCATCACTCTTCCCTGCCCCCACCTCTTCcttccccatcaccctctccat CAGTCGATGTGAGAGCCATCACTCGCTCAACTACCCATG